CTCTGCAGCGAGGGCGCTCCGCCAGGCTTCGAAGggtgcctggctcccagccccagccccttggAGCTGGGACTCTCCGGCCCGGCCTGGGCGCTGGGCACCGTGGTGCATTCTCCCTTCTTGGCCTGGCAGCTCTGTCGCTTGGTCTtcctctgcctgccccccaggggggcctgctcctgctgctcGGGACCCTTGGCCAGCGCCACCTCCTCGCACTCCAAGCCGGGCCCGCCGCTCTCCTGGGCACAGTCTGTCGGCTGCGGGGACTGGACCCAGATCATCCGGGAGAGGTTGGGAACCGCGCTCAGGCGCTTCACCACCCCGTTCTCAGCCTGCGGCGGCCCCTCCCCGGGGCCCTCTCCCCAGCGGGGGCCCAGCTCGCTCCGCAGCAGCATGTGGTTCTTgggggagcccaggctcagagggGAGAGATCCAGGTCGATCTCCTGCAGGCCCGAGGAGCCGTTGAGGTGGGACAGCAGAGTCTTCTGCTCCAGCACGGCCGCCTTCTTGGGGAAGTCAGCAACGTCCAGGTTGAGGTCGTAGACGCTGAAGCTGGCACGGATGGAGTCCTTAATGGTGTTCTTGATCTCCTGCAGCCGGCTGCTGAGGAAGCTGTTCAcccgctccagctccagctggggCCACTCCAGGAGCTTCTCCTCCGTCAGTTCCCTGTCCTGGCCAGCCAGAGGGCCGCGCGCCACCCGCTTCTGGGCCTCCGCCTCCAGCTGGGCTTTCTCCTTCTCCTGGAACAGGCAAGGGGGTGGGCCAAGGTCAGATGTTCTCAGGGAGCAGGAGAGATGCCCAGCGGGCTGGCACGgcccgggggtggggtggcaaACCCAAACACTGCtgtgcagcccagctcagcctgtAGCAAGCACAGCTGGGGCCCTGTATGCCCTCTGGAGGGGGGGCAACAGCCCTGCTCCGGCACGGCTGCCCACCAGCTCAGGCCTGGGGGAGACTGTTACCGGCTGGCACAGGCTGCACCATGTCGGCGCCGCAGCACCCAGCCACAGGCCAGTGGCTGATTCCCAGCTCCCAGAACAAGGGGGGCCCTGGCACGCAGCGGGACCCGGCACATGCTGGGGAGACCCCACGTGGGAGAGGTGCCCAGGGCCCTGCAAAGAGCCAGAGCAGTTCCCGACAGGCCCCTGAGCTTCTGAGGGCGGAGGGCAGAGCCCCATGGGGGTGCAACCCCACTCCAGCCTCCCAGTtagggtgggtggggctgggcctcaaGGCCTTTCCCAGCTCTGGCGTCTGTCGAACCCTCTGGCGCCATTCGGGGGCTCGGGGCCAGGGCCGATACCAAGGGAAGACGGGACTCTGACCCCCGCTGGGCCGGGTCTGGAACAGCACATTCCCCTCCCCCGTCCTCACCTTCTTCTTCTGCTTGTGCCGGGCCCGCTTGGCGGCCTTGGCGCTGTTCAGGGGCTTGGGCTCCGAGCTGTTGATGTAGTCCAGGAGCTCATCCACGTCCCGGTGATCCACGGCCGGCTCCCCCGAGCTGCTGCTGTGGCCCAGCTTCTGCGGCAGCTCCTCCTTCCTCTTGGTGAGACGGGAGCGCAGCTTCTCCCGGATCTCGGCATAGTTCCGGCTCGTGGGGGCCGCAGGGGGCTGCAGAGAGAGCCTGGGCTGCTACTGTCCTGCCCAGCACAGATGGACGCTGTTCCCCggccccttcccaccctctgctTCCGGGGCTGCCCCACCCACAGCTCATTGCTGAAGGCAGCATGGTTCCTAGTCCGCCAGGAGAGCTGCCAGGCTGAGACAGAggggccctgggggctgggactGAGAGGCGCTGGccgagctgcaggggcaggggagatgAACTGGCTGCTGCCGGGTGGCTCTCCAgggctggactagcagagggGGGCTGATGTCAGGCCTGTGGGGGACATGTGCCCACACCCCAGCCGCCGGGTGCCCGCACTCTCGGCACGGCAGTATCCCAAGCGCCCGTCTCAGCGCCCACGGGTCACTTACCGCGTTGTGGCCGAAGAACTCACAGTAGCAGCAGTCACAGAATTTCCCGTCTTTCTGGttggtggaggaggaggtgcaGGAGCTGCGCTCGGAGCTGCTGTCCTCATCTTCCCCGAGCCCCTCGTCCGCCTCGCATAACTGTGGCGGGTGGCAGCTGGTACCATTGGGGAACTTGTGTCCTTTGCACACGGGGTCCCTGGAAGGTGGTGGGAAGGCAGACCCAGGGCAGTGAGGTACTGTGGGCTGCTGCTGAAAGGAGCTGTCCCCTCCCATGTCCCAGAACTGTGTGGGGCGCCttgcgggggagggaggcgccccccccccactgactcTGTTTAATTGGCTGGGAAGAGCCCCCTGCGCTGCTCCCTGGGACCCCAAGCCCTTTGGCAGGGCAAAGGCGCACGGAGCATGAGAGGAAACCAGACCCGGAGTCGGGGGGTGCAGCtagagcccagctgcctgcactaCACGCCCCACCCACCATGGCCCCCCCTCCGGCACgctctgctgcccctccccaggtGGGCTGGGGCTCCCTGCCGACAGCCTCTCcaaggggctcaggcaggcagctgcagcacagctaGTCCTTGGGCTCCGGGCCCTGCACGCTGGGCAGGCCCAGGTCTCTGAGCCGAGGGGGGTCAGTTCCCGAACTGCAGGTGAGACAGGCAGCGAAGGCTGCAGCCGCCTCGCAGACAGAACTGTCACGGCGGGAGAGGCCCTGGAGCCGCAGGGCTGTGCGGTGCTGGAGTCAGACCATGTCTGCAGAGCCGTGCTGTGAGGAGCCTTTCTGCCCCCCGAGGGCTGGTCCCTTGGGATGGGGACGTGGCAACTCATGCCAGTGCCCCCAGAAAACCAGGGGGCATCGCACCAGCCACAGGCAGGCAGAGACCCTCTCACCTGTTAGTGCTGGGCAGCTGGTGCGGGGCAGCTGGTGGCACCAGGGAGCCACTGCAGTGCCCATTGCAGGGGTGGGCACAGCCTGAAAGCGGAGGTGGCATCTTCAGAAGCGGCACGTTGGCGGGGGGCAGGTGAGGGCTCTTGCAGGAGGCCTGGCCGTGCGAGAGGGTGCCAGCAGGAGGGGACTCGGCAGCGGCtgtgtgggggctgggtgcaggggccgGCACTGCCTGCGGTGAGGTGTTCGGGTGGGCGGGTGACTGCTTGGTGGAGATCAGCGCCGGCGGCTGGGAGGGGAGCCCCGTGGGGCTGTTGGGAGGAGCGGCGAGGTCTGGGTGCCGGTGATGGTCCAAGGAGTGGAAGGCCTCACCTGCAGACAGGCAGGATCAGAGACGGGTCAAGCATGTGCccagcctgtcccagcccagcatgcaggcaggggagggagcacCCATGCGCACACAGAGCCCAGCAGGACCCCAGGCTCCGCTCGCCCCCAGCAGAGGAGCAGAAAGAACAGGGGCTTCCTCCCCGAGGGCCttccaccacccccagccctcgaGCACATGGCCCATGctctgaccctggcccagcacgCTGGGCTGCAGAGGGCCCTCCCGCGTCCTCACTGCTGCCaggagtgggcaacaaaatggcagatgaaattcaatgttgataaatgcaaagtaatgcacattggaaaccatcatcccaactctacatatacaatgctgggctctaaattagctgttaccactcaagaaagggaccttggagtcatcgtggacggttctctgaaaacatccctcactgtgcagcagcagtcaaaaaagtgaacagaatgttgggagtcattaggaaagggatagatggtaaaacagaaaatctcagattgcctctatggtacgcccacatcttgaatactgcgtgcagatgtggtcaccccacctcaaaaaagatatattggaattggaaaaggttccgaaaagggcaacaaaaatgatgagggggatggaacagctgccatatgaggagagattaataagactgggacttttcagcttggaaaagagacgactaaggggggatatgatagagggctataaaatcctgactggtgtggagaaagtaaataaggaagtgttatttactcctcctcataacacaagaactagggggcaccaaattaaattaataggcagcaggtttaaaacaaacaaaaggaagtattttttcacacaacgcacagtcgacctgtggaactccttgccaatgttgttgtgaaggccaagactataacagggttcaaagaggaactagataagttcatggaggatcggtccagcaatggctattagccaggatgggcagggatggggtccttagcctccgtttgccagaagctgggaatgagcgatgggatggatcactcaatggttacctgttctgttcattccctctggggcacctggcactggccactgtcggcagacaggacactgggatagatggacctttggtctgacccagtctggctgctcTTATGACTTCTCCCTGCTGGCAAGGGGATGCCAAGGGGACTTTCTCAGTCCAGCGAGCTCCTCCCAGCCACAGGCAGAGGACACAGCTGCATCTGCACAtgcagctggctggggaagggcctggccCAGCAGCTAACACACTCTGCAGGACTCTTCATCCTCCAGCAGTGAGAAAGGGCCCTGCCAGGCTCTTCTCCCCCTCCACGGGCAACCCGAGAGCCCCTGGGAGAAGGGCTTTCCTGCCGGCTGGCCGGGGAGAGCAGgcgagggggaagggaaggggcagtGCCAAGGAGCCCCAAGCCACAgcgcagctccccccccccgcgtaCACACCTGGCGGGGTGGGCCTGCGGCACATGCTCTTGAACTGCTTGGGAAGCGTCTTACAGAAGTCGAGTGAGGTAGGCAGAGGTGAACCGGGGGCAGCCCCGCTGGAAGCTGGGGGGACGGCGTGGCTGTAGGGACAGGCCTTGAGCCCGGGCGCCGCAGTGGGAGCCTGGCCGATGCACTCTGGAGCCAGCGGGAGGCTGGGGTGCTTGTCACCTGAAACAGAGTCAGTGCTGGAGACGGCTTCTCCTGTGCAGAGCCTGTCCTGGGCCAGCACCGGAGACTCCGGAACGGTTCCGAAGCAGAGCGCACATTGCTCCCCCCAACTCCCGACTGGCAGTGTCTGCAGCCTTGGGGTGCAGCATGCGAGGATCCAGCCCCCCGTGTACCTCCCTTTTCCCCAAGGGTTCTGCTCTCTAAGGCAGGGCCCCTGGAGGCCAGCCAGCACGGCACTTCACTCAGGCCTGGACGCAGAGATGCCCACTAGCCAGGCTGGGACCCCTGGGCTGGCCTGGACTCACCTAGTGCAGCAGGGGGCCCCCCTAAGGGGCTGCCCTGCGTGGCTCCGTTGGCGTGCTGGGAATTCCAGAGGCCCGACAGTTTGTGAGCAGACAGGAAGGAGCTGGGATCCCAGTCCCCTGAGTTCCCGTGGcacgaggaggaggaagaagaggaggaggaagaggaggagtgggaGCCGCCGCCACAAGACTGGGACTTGCAGGACGTGTGCGATAACGAGACCTGGGAAGAAACTCACAGTATGAAGCAGCAGGAGACTGAGGAGATGAATCCCCAAACGCTCTGGTTCTAGTCTGGGCTCCCCTAGGCCAGGCCAATTCCCACATGCCCCCACCTGTCCTCgctcacccagggctccctgctgggcCCCCACCAGCCAGGACCGAGCCTGGGCATGGGGGGCCCATCCTGGGTCTCCGGGTCAGCCTTCAGTGAGAGCAGATCTACGCTACATTTAGAGTGGCACTGCTGCAGCGCTcgaagagagctctcccgtcggctCAGTAACTGCGGGAGCCGTGGCGGAGGAGACGCTCGCCTGCCGACGTAGCGCTGTGCAGCGTGGGACTCCATCGCTCGGGGGGGTGAACTATCCACCCCCCTGGGCGACACAGTTACACTGACGTAACTCTCTGCTGTAGAGCAGAGCTACACCAGCCAGCTGCAATATGGCCACCGACTGGGCGCCTTTAACCAAGTGCTTCTGTCACTCTTCACCCCGAACAGGAGCGTCCCTGGCAGGGCGTGCGCAGGGGTGAATCCCAGTGCATGgaggccagggctgcccagaccTCAGGTTCCATCTGCCTTGTTTACCAAAGGGAAGCGTTAGGGACGACTAGGTCTGAGCCTGTAAGTGCCACCTGATGACCAGACATTTGCTAGTGGGCCCCTCGCTCAGGCAGAGTAactgaccattggaacaacttaccaaaggcTGCCGCAGAGTCTCTGGCCATTTTAAATCCAGATGTGGGGGGTCTGCCTAGCagatctgctgggggggggggtgtctgggggcagctCTCCGGCCTGCGCTGTACTGGGGGTCAGACCACAATGGTTTCTCTTGGTCTGATGCTGCCAATCCTTGACTGATGGACCCAGAACCAGGCCTAGAGGGGGCAGCTCTGGTGAGGAGCTGGGCCTGCCAATCTGAGGGTCTGCGGGAGCAGCGAGCCAGCCTTCCCAGCCAGAAGTGGCACGGTGAGGGGGGGCGTGGAGGGGCAGAGGCATACGTCAGTGGCACGCTCACTCTTCCAGCTCTGGCCTTACCGTGCCAGGACCCCTCACGTGCAGCTCTCATGCAATCCTGAACAAATGCCTGCCCTCCCCACCGGCACTACTGGCGCTCCCCCAGCTAGGAGAAACCCTCTAAGGGCATCACAGTCCCAGGAGACAACCGTGTGGAGATGCCCAGCAGACAGGTACGTGTACTGGCACTCAACAAGGGCCAGGGGGGCTCCAGGCTCTGGGGGACCTACAGCAGCCATTGCTGCCACATGGCAATTAGTACCGGCTGCTCAGCAGGACCCCCGCCTTCAGGGGAGCCATGGCCCTAACCAGCAAGGCCAGAGGACAGCCACTGCCTACCGCCAAGGCCTGCTCCTGGACAGCCcgccgctcctcctcctccacactcTTCCTGCAGCTCTGGCAGATCCACAGCGGCATTTCTCCCAGCAGGTTCTGCACGAGCGTTGGCACGAAGTCTGGAGGCAGCCTCTCGCCCGGGGAGACCAGCCCGTTGTGAGATGGGCCTCCCCAGTCCTTGCGCTCTCGGTGGCATAGCAAGCAACACGTCTGCACGGACTGGTTGGCAGTGGGGAGCACCTGCAGCAGGACACACGGGCGGCAAGTCACTCACAGCTGGGCACAAGGCAGGCGTTTGTGCAGGAGGACAGGCCCCGAGGGCCAGCAGGCTGGACCATGCAGCACCTCTGGGAGCCATGCCCACGGGACGCTGCTCTCCCACTATGGCACCCCTCACAGACCGGGCATTAGGGGCTCCCAGGAAGTGCTGTGGAGTCTGTCATGGCCAGGGCCAGCCCCTTCGACTTGGGCCCGGACACGCCGGCAGCGCTGAGCGAGAAGAGCTGAACAGAAGGGGTGACCCTGGGAATACCCATGGGCACGGAGAGACCGACTGGGGTAGGCAGCCAATACCCTGCTTTCTAGACACCCCTGTTCCAGCCCCACTGGCCTGGGGCCCCCCAGCTCTTTGTTTGGTGCGGAGCAGGGGTGGCAGGAGGCAGGCCCTCGCTGCTCTTTGCATTCTGCCCCAGTTCCACCCAGGGCCAGGCCTCCTGCCTGCGCTGGTGGGGAAGCCAGGCCGCAGCCTACGGCTACCttagagccccccccccagccgtggagagcagagcacagagctggggaggggtgcCCTGTTGTCTGCCGCTGCAGCGGGGCCAGGACAATGAGCCACGTGGTTAACGGCCGCTGCGAAGCAGATGGCGCCTCACAATCAAAGTGAAGCAAAGGGGGCACTGGGAGGGGCCAGGCTTCTCTTCTCGCTAGGGCTGAGGCAGATCctgcggggagggagagaggcaggcaggctcCTGGTTCACCCTGTgcctctcgggggggggggggggagcaagtgctGCCCAGAGTGGGGCAAAAGGAGCCCCCCAGGGCAGTGCCAGGCTGCACCAACGTCACGGCCCTggggggagcaggcaggaggcagccGACGGGAAGGTGAGCAGCAGAGGACGTGGCCTGGCGGGAGGGTTGGCTGCCAGCAGAGATGCAAGTCGACGCAGGCTCCGGTATGCCCTGCCATTGTGTCCCTTGCAGGGACCCCCCAGGGAGGGAGCTAGTGCATCGGAGGTGAAGGATGGTCCCCAAGCCCCCTTGTTCCTGGGCGCAGGTGCCAGCCAAGGACAGGGCTCCTGGCCACCTGCTCTGCCCGCGAGCGCTAAACCAGCCAGACGCAGCCACGGAACAAAAGCGCTGGCGCCCCTGCTCTGATGGGGGCGGGGCGCCTCGAGGAGACCGTCAGCTCCGGGCAGGCTGCCGGGGGCTGTGACAGCCCCAGCATGGGGGGGCTTTCTAaagagcctgggggaggggctgacagCCGCACGTCACCCCCATGGGCATCTGCTGGAGAGGGACTTAACCTGACCCGACCTCCGCCAGCTGCTGAGTCAGGCTGCCGGGTCCTGACCCATCCCCGGGTGCTCTGTTCAGCCGAGGAAGCACCCCAAACATCCGAGCTCCCCGCTTTCCCAGGAGACTTCCCCCGCTGGGCAGCCCCATCACCCCCCACAGGTGGTGCTACCGATGGCCCTTCACACtcggtcccccccgccccccccaatgTGTGGAGTGTCACAGAGCCCATCAGCTGAGCCGGGGCCCAAGTCCTCTCCCCCCAGAGCAGCACAGAAAGGGACcatccctccctgctctgcaacaCTTCTGGGGATACAGCCCAGACTCTCCATGCGTCCAGCAGCCATTGTGCACGACCTGGGCCTAGCACCTGCCCTCCATGGACACCGCACAGCCCTTGCGCCTCCTGCCGCACCCGTCAGCCGCTCGCCACCCTGCAGGCTCtgagaggagaagtgacttggCCGCATGCACAGAGCCGGGCACTGCAGAGCCAGGCACTGCAGAGCCGGGGTCGCTGACCGCTTCCCCCCTCACAGCACCCCAGGTTCCTACAGACCTGAGCTTGCATTTCCCCAGCTCAGTAGCAACCTGCTGCTCCCACCAGCGTGTGCAACTCCTCACAATTTATCCTCAGCTGCATATCTCCCATGTGCTGGCACCTAGTGCTCCCCTGCTTTGCACCAGCACCACGCAGCCAGCTCCCCCTCCTACGCCCCCGAGTCCAGCCACAAACCCGGCAGGTTCCATGCACCCCCCAAGGGAGAGTCCCCCTGCAATAATGGGGCAAACCCAGACAGGACACAGGCCAAACACAACAAACGGGTCAGCCCCTTTGTACAGCCTCAGCTCCACCTCCCGGGCCCCACACCCAACAGCAAGCCCAGAGACCTACCCACAGGGAGCCTGTCCCAGCCCTCCAGGGCCAGAGGAAGGCTGTGCTGTGGGTAGCCCGGCAGgctctgctctgcagctgccGGTGAAGTCCCTGACCACTGTGCTGAGGACACACCTTGGATGGCCTCTCCATGAACCGATTCGTTAGTGTGGTGCTGTGTGATGGGTGCctgggggagcagggacaggTGGGGCTGTGGTTCGGTGCTGGGGGAgctgaggagacctgggttcagtcccctgctctgcccagggttCTCACGGGACCTTGAGCAAGTCCCTGAAGGGACCTCAGCAGTGCAAGGCTGAGTGCTGGGGCCCCGAACGACCAGGAGGTCCCAGGAACGTGCTCCCCGCGCAGTGACTGGAGAGAGACAGGCCGTAAGCCAGCCCACGAGGTGGGGAGCCACTAGCCCCTTGGAGACTGAGAAGAGGGGGGTGCTAACCCAGGTGCCTAAGTCTGTGTGGCAGGGAGGCGCCCATCTCTGCTCAGCGCCCCACACTGGGAACTCGCCGCTTTAGGCACCCAAGGCTTTTCCTGTGGTGCCTCCTGGCTCCATGCACCCACCTTGTAGCCCAGTGGTGGGAGCACTGCTGCAGTGTTGATCCCAGGCCCGGGGCCCGGCCCAGGGCGAGTAACTCTTTCGGTAATGGCCAGGCACTCCCCTGGGGGTGGGAGACCCTGGATCCAGGCCCCTGAGCAACGCCTTCAGTTTATACAGGACAGCCTGCGGGAGCCCCGCCCACTCTCCCAAAGTGCAGAGTGGAGCCCCGGCGTCTCCCACGTCCCCCAGCTGGACTCTGCATGGGACCCGACCCAGCCGGCCTGCTCAAGCTGCTTCCTGCATGTGCCGTGGGTGGCCCAACGCCTGCTTTCCCTGCTCTGCGATTCGCACCGGGAACTCTGGACACTAGCGAGGAGGCAGGCGCATGCTCGGGACAAACGCCAGCTCCGAGGGAACATTCAGGCTGAGAACTCAGGTGCCCACAGGGCTCAGCAGGGATTCTGGGGCTCGCCCATGCCGGGGCCCAAACTGGGACTTTGGTGCCTAACCACAAGCCGTGGGTGCCCGAGGGTGGGGTCTGGGCACCTTCATGGGTTGGGGCCTTGGGCTCTCTGTGTGTGAGATCCCCACCTCCACAATGGGGCTAGCACCCATGGCCTCCCTACGGGGGCGGAGGTTACTGGGAGGTGTCCAACAGTAATGGGGCCAATGGAGCCTTCAGCCAGACGGGCCCTGCGGAACCGGAGGGGCCCTGCCGAGGGCTGGGCTTTCGTAGGCTCCCCAAATAACTGCTCAAATATTGACCACCTGATACCAGAAATGGTCGTTTAAAAGCACTAACGTATTAGAATGGTAACAGCCGAGTGAGGCGGTATGATCTCCAGCAGACTTGGCCTTCGAGAGAGCAGTATTCTAATTCGGAGCAATGAGAGCTCGGCTGCACTGAGTTCTCAGTAAGGACAGAGTGCACCGTGCTGCGATCCCCCAGGGAGCCGCCCTCTCTGCTGGGCCCCCCTTCCTGGACCAGCTGACCCCTTCAGAGCGCAAACACCCCTTCCCATGGCAGGCTCCTGGGgactgcagccccgccagggctGTCCTGCCACGAACAGCGAGGACGCAGCCCGACACGCACCGGGGCAGGGGGTGGTGGCTAAGCTGGGACTAGGGTCAGGACGCCTGCACTCTGCCACCAGCCTGTCCGCAGGCAAGTCATGTCAACGCTGCCTTGGCCAACTGGGGCTCGGCCTACCCAGGGTCTCGTGATACCTGCCTAAGTCACGCAGGGCTGCCGGAGTGGTGGCATGAGACCAGGTGGGGCTGTGCCTCTCCCACCcggacagggaagggggagaaggctGGCTCCCAACACCCAGGGGCT
Above is a genomic segment from Mauremys reevesii isolate NIE-2019 linkage group 8, ASM1616193v1, whole genome shotgun sequence containing:
- the FAM193B gene encoding protein FAM193B translates to MPLWICQSCRKSVEEEERRAVQEQALAVSLSHTSCKSQSCGGGSHSSSSSSSSSSSSCHGNSGDWDPSSFLSAHKLSGLWNSQHANGATQGSPLGGPPAALGDKHPSLPLAPECIGQAPTAAPGLKACPYSHAVPPASSGAAPGSPLPTSLDFCKTLPKQFKSMCRRPTPPGEAFHSLDHHRHPDLAAPPNSPTGLPSQPPALISTKQSPAHPNTSPQAVPAPAPSPHTAAAESPPAGTLSHGQASCKSPHLPPANVPLLKMPPPLSGCAHPCNGHCSGSLVPPAAPHQLPSTNRDPVCKGHKFPNGTSCHPPQLCEADEGLGEDEDSSSERSSCTSSSTNQKDGKFCDCCYCEFFGHNAPPAAPTSRNYAEIREKLRSRLTKRKEELPQKLGHSSSSGEPAVDHRDVDELLDYINSSEPKPLNSAKAAKRARHKQKKKEKEKAQLEAEAQKRVARGPLAGQDRELTEEKLLEWPQLELERVNSFLSSRLQEIKNTIKDSIRASFSVYDLNLDVADFPKKAAVLEQKTLLSHLNGSSGLQEIDLDLSPLSLGSPKNHMLLRSELGPRWGEGPGEGPPQAENGVVKRLSAVPNLSRMIWVQSPQPTDCAQESGGPGLECEEVALAKGPEQQEQAPLGGRQRKTKRQSCQAKKGECTTVPSAQAGPESPSSKGLGLGARHPSKPGGAPSLQRTSGCVEPPESAKGQGWGWGWGGSRPEKERSSEWKGRRSEGKAEQPELTQPPPPAAGDRPPPHPATLGSSPQPKGKSRKGRSRMEKSNTSIDDVFLPKDVDGVEMDETDREVEYFKRFCLDSAKQTRQKVAVNWTNFTLKKTTSSAAQ